In one window of Hyla sarda isolate aHylSar1 chromosome 1, aHylSar1.hap1, whole genome shotgun sequence DNA:
- the LOC130296687 gene encoding probable N-acetyltransferase camello, producing the protein MADYTIRVYKNRDYNAVRMLFAEGMLEYIPATCAYVLKLPRAQFVLFISFITLLLISRSYLLSLVSLAIVFTAGRRQLNSEYHQYVEMCQREDLLDIEESYMASNNSCFWVVECNSRVIGMVGAQPVPRSTEVMVLRRLSVAKDKRHQGLASALCHKVKDFARQRGFKVVTLETSMIQVAAHKLYEKLGFQNTDVKIVPSLLGRFANFSILTYEYRIKE; encoded by the coding sequence ATGGCTGACTACACCAtccgggtctacaagaacagggaCTACAATGCGGTCCGTATGCTGTTTGCAGAAGGCATGCTGGAGTACATCCCTGCTACCTGTGCCTATGTGCTGAAGCTCCCCCGGGCCCAGTTTGTCCTCTTCATATCATTCATCACCCTGCTCCTAATATCCAGGTCCTACCTACTATCTCTGGTGAGTCTGGCCATTGTGTTCACCGCAGGCAGGCGCCAACTGAACTCCGAGTATCACCAGTATGTGGAGATGTGTCAGAGAGAAGACTTACTGGACATTGAGGAGTCATACATGGCCAGTAACAACTCTTGTTTCTGGGTGGTTGAGTGTAACAGCAGGGTCATCGGCATGGTGGGTGCCCAGCCGGTCCCCCGCTCTACTGAGGTCATGGTGTTGAGGCGTTTGTCGGTGGCCAAGGACAAGAGACACCAGGGCCTCGCCAGCGCTTTGTGCCACAAGGTTAAAGACTTCGCACGTCAACGGGGCTTCAAAGTGGTGACCTTGGAGACGTCCATGATACAAGTCGCTGCCCATAAATTATATGAAAAATTGGGTTTTCAGAACACGGATGTCAAGATCGTTCCATCTCTTTTGGGAAGATTTGCCAATTTCTCCATCCTGACCTACGAATACAGGATTAAAGAATAG